A window of Triplophysa dalaica isolate WHDGS20190420 chromosome 7, ASM1584641v1, whole genome shotgun sequence contains these coding sequences:
- the syt3 gene encoding synaptotagmin-C produces MSGDWEDDLCKKALVLVEELCFRSGGFSQSESCQEFNYMMRGPNRQMNTEISVSLLSVIVTFCGIVLLSVSLFVSWKLCWLPWRDKEGGGLSLTSGLLPGGVGLGGVGGGGGSSLLPPPLQRKDTHSSSSLYPTLPHGQHHPHFSDMMGVEGGGGLVVGGVVGGPQEMQEHSYLDMDSYPNNAANLKLSQTSPELPPATEAASAAKDLPNAHSQQQVTTRPKTITHQLSSPDFHGEEKSEQLTSIGQIKPELYRLRQGDQGDGKQGDTCGKISFLLRYAFNTEQLVVKILKALDLPAKDANGFSDPYVKIYLLPDRKKKFQTKVHRKTLNPIFNETFQFSVPLAELHSRKLHFSVYDFDRFSRHDLIGQVVVDNLLDFSEGTGEKPIWRDIVEGTVEKADLGELNFSLCYLPTAGRLTATVIKATNLKAMDLTGFSDPYVKASLVCDGRRLKKRKTSIKKNTLNPTYNEALVFDIPNENIENVSVIIAVMDYDCIGHNEVIGMCRVGSDAEGPGREHWTAMLANPRKPIEHWHQLVEEKSITTFVSKSAAGSPKPNIVVDSPHSE; encoded by the exons ATGTCGGGGGACTGGGAAGACGACCTTTGTAAGAAGGCGTTGGTGCTGGTGGAGGAGCTTTGCTTCCGGTCTGGAGGCTTCAGCCAGAGTGAGAGCTGCCAAGAATTCAACTACATGATGAGAGGACccaacagacagatgaacacaG aGATCTCCGTGAGTCTGCTCTCTGTCATCGTAACGTTCTGTGGCATCGTGCtgctctctgtttctctcttcgTCTCCTGGAAGCTTTGCTGGTTGCCGTGGAGAGATAAGGAAGGAGGAGGTCTGAGCTTGACGTCAGGACTCCTGCCTGGCGGTGTCGGTTTGGGTGGGGTGGGGGGCGGAGGGGGCTCCTCTCTCCTCCCTCCCCCGTTGCAGAGGAAAGATACACACTCCTCTTCCTCGCTGTATCCCACACTTCCCCATGGTCAGCATCACCCCCATTTCTCTGACATGATGGGTGTGGAGGGTGGAGGAGGGCTGGTGGTGGGGGGTGTGGTTGGGGGTCCGCAGGAGATGCAGGAGCATTCCTACCTAGACATGGACTCTTATCCCAACAATGCTG CAAACCTTAAGTTGAGCCAGACATCTCCCGAGTTGCCCCCAGCAACAGAAGCAGCCTCAGCTGCGAAAGACCTGCCCAATGCCCACTCGCAGCAGCAGGTCACCACCAG GCCTAAGACCATTACTCACCAGCTCTCCAGTCCTGATTTCCACGGTGAGGAGAAGAGTGAGCAGCTGACCAGCATCGGGCAGATCAAACCAGAACTCTACAGGCTGCGCCAAGGAGACCAGGGGGACGGCAAACAGGGCGACACCTGCGGCAAAATCAGCTTCCTCCTGCGCTACGCCTTCAA CACGGAGCAGCTGGTGGTTAAGATACTGAAAGCCCTCGACCTCCCGGCAAAAGACGCCAATGGGTTCTCCGATCCTTATGTCAAGATCTACTTACTGCCTGATAGGAAGAAGAAATTTCAGACTAAg GTGCACAGAAAAACTCTCAACCCTATATTTAACGAGACGTTCCAGTTCAGCGTGCCGCTGGCTGAGCTCCACTCGCGCAAGCTCCACTTCTCCGTCTACGACTTTGACCGTTTCTCCAGGCACGACCTCATAGGGCAAGTGGTGGTGGATAACCTGCTGGACTTCAGCGAGGGGACTGGGGAGAAGCCTATTTGGAGAGACATAGTGGAAGGAACCGTG GAGAAAGCTGACCTGGGAGAGCTGAACTTCTCACTGTGTTACCTGCCAACAGCCGGCCGATTGACCGCCACCGTCATTAAAGCCACCAATCTGAAAGCCATGGACCTCACAGGTTTCTCAG ATCCGTACGTCAAAGCATCTCTGGTTTGTGATGGTCGACGGCTGAAAAAGAGGAAGACGTCCATAAAAAAGAATACTCTTAATCCTACGTATAATGAAGCTCTGGTGTTTGATATTCCTAATGAGAACATCGAGAACGTGTCGGTGATCATCGCTGTCATGGATTATGACTG TATCGGTCATAATGAGGTGATCGGGATGTGCCGTGTGGGCAGTGATGCTGAAGGGCCGGGAAGAGAGCACTGGACAGCCATGCTGGCAAATCCCCGCAAACCTATTGAACACTGGCACCAGCTGGTGGAG GAGAAATCCATAACTACATTCGTGTCAAAGAGTGCCGCAGGCTCCCCTAAGCCAAACATAGTGGTGGACAGCCCTCACTCTGAGTAG